Proteins encoded together in one Micromonospora kangleipakensis window:
- a CDS encoding DsbA family protein, producing MSSRKDRKDAARVVREQIAREKRRRRTLWTSIAAVAVLVIAGLIGWSVFRSQQSDTFTAPPGANDAGTGVVLGSGPVTIDLYEDYLCPACKQFQQTSGPTIDQLISEGKAKVVFHPVAFLNRFSTTEYSTRSSAAAGCAAKGGKFKEFTDALFARQPAEGSAGLSNDELIDIGAGVGLNRDDFGSCVKDGTYKPWTEHVTDEASKAGVTGTPTIKVNGRDVEDRSPEGITAAVAAAGK from the coding sequence ATGAGTAGTCGCAAGGACCGCAAGGACGCGGCCCGGGTGGTCCGCGAGCAGATCGCCCGGGAGAAGCGACGCCGGCGGACGCTCTGGACGTCGATCGCCGCCGTGGCGGTGCTGGTGATCGCCGGCCTGATCGGCTGGTCGGTCTTCCGGAGCCAGCAGTCCGACACCTTCACCGCCCCGCCCGGCGCCAACGACGCGGGCACCGGCGTCGTCCTCGGCAGCGGGCCGGTCACCATCGACCTCTACGAGGACTACCTCTGCCCGGCCTGCAAGCAGTTCCAGCAGACCAGCGGCCCGACGATCGACCAGCTGATCAGCGAGGGCAAGGCCAAGGTGGTCTTCCACCCGGTGGCCTTCCTGAACCGCTTCTCCACCACCGAGTACTCCACCCGCTCGTCGGCCGCCGCCGGCTGCGCCGCCAAGGGCGGGAAGTTCAAGGAGTTCACCGACGCGCTCTTCGCCAGGCAGCCGGCCGAGGGCAGCGCCGGGCTCAGCAACGACGAGCTGATCGACATCGGCGCGGGCGTCGGGCTGAACCGCGACGACTTCGGCTCCTGCGTGAAGGACGGCACGTACAAGCCGTGGACGGAGCACGTCACCGACGAGGCGAGCAAGGCCGGGGTCACCGGCACCCCGACCATCAAGGTCAACGGTAGGGACGTCGAGGATCGCTCCCCGGAGGGGATCACCGCGGCGGTGGCGGCGGCCGGCAAGTGA
- a CDS encoding sigma-70 family RNA polymerase sigma factor: protein MIPAPRDTTAGRPEAPGEAARDAATEWALAAREGDRVAQAAFVRATQAEVWRFAAALVDADSADDLTQETYLRAFRALPGFEGRSSARTWLLGIARRACADHLRTVVRRRRLDERLAAHAHTDRPYPDPAGHLGATDLVRRLPADRREAFVLTQLLGLSYAEAAAVAGVPVGTIRSRVARARCDLVEAVGDALAG from the coding sequence GTGATCCCCGCCCCGCGCGACACCACCGCCGGCCGCCCCGAGGCGCCCGGCGAGGCCGCGCGGGACGCGGCGACGGAGTGGGCGCTGGCCGCCCGGGAGGGCGACCGGGTCGCGCAGGCCGCCTTCGTCCGGGCCACCCAGGCCGAGGTGTGGCGGTTCGCCGCCGCGCTGGTCGACGCGGACAGCGCCGACGACCTCACCCAGGAGACGTACCTGCGGGCGTTCCGCGCGCTGCCCGGGTTCGAGGGCCGCTCCAGCGCGCGTACCTGGCTGCTGGGCATCGCCCGCCGCGCCTGCGCCGACCACCTGCGTACCGTGGTGCGCCGCCGCCGGCTCGACGAACGGCTCGCCGCGCACGCCCACACCGACCGGCCGTACCCCGACCCGGCCGGGCACCTCGGCGCCACCGACCTGGTCCGCCGCCTCCCCGCCGACCGGCGCGAGGCTTTCGTGCTCACCCAGCTGCTCGGCCTGTCGTACGCCGAGGCCGCCGCCGTGGCGGGAGTGCCGGTGGGCACCATCCGTTCCCGCGTCGCCCGGGCCCGCTGCGACCTGGTCGAGGCCGTCGGCGACGCGCTCGCCGGATGA
- a CDS encoding energy-coupling factor ABC transporter ATP-binding protein, with translation MIGYVQTAPSLDARGVRYAYPDGHVALHGVDLTVPRGDRVALLGPNGAGKTTLVLHLNGILTATEGTVSVGGLTVSRDRDTLAEIRRRVGIVFQDPDDQLFLPTVAEDVAFGPANLGLRGAELAARVDEALAAVGMSEHRDRAPHHLSFGQRRRVAVATVLAMRPEILVLDEPSSNLDPAARRELAEILRALPVTLLMVTHDLPYAAELCDRSVILDAGRIVADAPTIDLLTNEPLLARHRLELPYGFTPRPS, from the coding sequence ATGATCGGGTACGTGCAGACGGCTCCCTCCCTGGACGCGCGCGGCGTCCGGTACGCGTATCCGGACGGTCACGTCGCCCTGCACGGGGTCGACCTGACCGTGCCGCGCGGGGACCGGGTGGCGCTGCTCGGCCCGAACGGCGCCGGCAAGACCACCCTGGTGCTGCACCTCAACGGCATCCTCACCGCGACCGAGGGGACGGTCAGCGTCGGCGGGCTCACGGTCAGCCGGGACCGGGACACCCTCGCCGAGATCCGCCGCCGGGTGGGCATCGTCTTCCAGGACCCGGACGACCAGCTCTTCCTGCCCACGGTCGCCGAGGACGTCGCGTTCGGCCCGGCCAACCTGGGGCTGCGCGGGGCGGAGCTGGCCGCCCGGGTCGACGAGGCGCTCGCCGCGGTCGGGATGAGCGAGCACCGGGACCGGGCGCCGCACCACCTCTCCTTCGGTCAGCGCCGCCGGGTGGCGGTGGCCACCGTGCTCGCCATGCGCCCGGAGATCCTGGTCCTCGACGAGCCGTCGTCCAACCTCGATCCGGCCGCCCGGCGGGAGCTGGCGGAGATCCTGCGGGCCCTCCCGGTGACCCTCCTGATGGTCACCCACGACCTGCCGTACGCGGCGGAGCTCTGCGACCGCTCGGTGATCCTGGACGCCGGCCGCATCGTCGCCGACGCCCCCACCATCGACCTCCTCACCAACGAGCCCCTCCTAGCCCGCCACCGCCTGGAACTCCCCTACGGCTTCACCCCCCGCCCCTCCTGA
- a CDS encoding DoxX family protein, whose amino-acid sequence MTVTAPSTRAARWPAVRPWLGTAARLGLAAVWLIAGGAKVDDLAASGRAVNAYQVMPYDAATVIGAALPFVELALGVLLLIGLATRLAAGISAALLVVFITGIASAWSRGLAIDCGCFGSGGQLAAGRAPSYLPEILRDLGFLALAGFLLIWPRTPVSVDGWLAGEPPVEDEDE is encoded by the coding sequence ATGACCGTGACCGCACCGAGCACCCGGGCCGCCCGCTGGCCCGCCGTCCGACCCTGGCTCGGCACCGCCGCCCGACTCGGGCTGGCCGCCGTCTGGCTGATCGCCGGCGGCGCGAAGGTCGACGACCTGGCCGCCTCCGGCCGGGCCGTCAACGCCTACCAGGTCATGCCATACGACGCGGCGACCGTGATCGGCGCCGCGCTGCCCTTCGTGGAGCTGGCACTCGGCGTGCTGCTGCTGATCGGGCTGGCCACCCGACTGGCCGCCGGGATCTCCGCGGCGCTGCTGGTGGTCTTCATCACCGGCATCGCCTCGGCCTGGAGCCGCGGCCTGGCCATCGACTGCGGGTGCTTCGGCAGCGGCGGCCAGCTCGCCGCCGGGCGGGCCCCGAGCTACCTCCCGGAGATCCTCCGGGACCTGGGATTCCTGGCGCTGGCCGGATTCCTGCTGATCTGGCCCCGCACCCCCGTCTCGGTCGACGGCTGGCTGGCGGGCGAACCTCCCGTGGAGGACGAGGATGAGTAG
- the cbiQ gene encoding cobalt ECF transporter T component CbiQ: MGAGHAHVLYRESTSPVHRLPPEVKIAAMVLFTIAVVATPREAYWAFGGYALLVAGVAALARVGPRWLLGRALIELPFVLFAFALPFLGTGERVEVAGLSLSVDGLLGGWNILAKGTLGVLASLLLAATTTTRDLIVGLDRLRCPQVLTQIATFMLRYLDVLVGEARRMRVARVSRGDDPRFLWQLRGFAAGIGALFLRAFERGERVYLAMVSRGYSGRMPAVWQGAGAATAGQWAAAATVPLAAAAIAAAAVVLT; this comes from the coding sequence ATGGGCGCGGGACACGCGCACGTGCTCTACCGCGAGTCCACCTCCCCGGTGCACCGCCTCCCGCCCGAGGTGAAGATCGCCGCGATGGTGCTCTTCACCATCGCCGTGGTCGCCACGCCCCGCGAGGCGTACTGGGCCTTCGGCGGGTACGCGCTGCTGGTCGCCGGTGTGGCGGCGCTGGCCCGGGTGGGCCCGCGCTGGCTGCTCGGCCGGGCGCTGATCGAGCTGCCGTTCGTGCTCTTCGCGTTCGCGCTGCCGTTCCTCGGGACGGGGGAGCGGGTCGAGGTGGCCGGGCTGAGCCTCTCCGTGGACGGCCTGCTGGGCGGCTGGAACATCCTGGCCAAGGGGACGCTGGGCGTACTGGCGTCGCTCCTGCTCGCCGCGACCACGACGACGCGGGACCTGATCGTCGGCCTGGACCGGCTGCGCTGCCCGCAGGTCCTCACCCAGATCGCCACCTTCATGCTGCGCTACCTGGACGTGCTGGTCGGCGAAGCCCGGCGGATGCGGGTGGCCCGGGTCTCCCGGGGCGACGACCCGCGCTTCCTCTGGCAGCTGCGCGGCTTCGCCGCCGGGATCGGCGCGCTGTTCCTGCGTGCGTTCGAGCGCGGCGAGCGGGTCTACCTGGCCATGGTGTCGCGCGGCTACTCGGGCCGGATGCCGGCGGTCTGGCAGGGCGCCGGCGCCGCCACCGCCGGCCAGTGGGCGGCCGCCGCGACGGTGCCGCTGGCGGCCGCCGCGATCGCCGCCGCCGCGGTCGTGCTGACATGA